The proteins below come from a single Procambarus clarkii isolate CNS0578487 chromosome 26, FALCON_Pclarkii_2.0, whole genome shotgun sequence genomic window:
- the LOC123753563 gene encoding dentin sialophosphoprotein-like, protein MEDDSDNTDDGEDNDSDNTDNGEDNDSDNTDNGEDNDSDNTDNGEDNDSDNTDNGEDNDSDNTDDGEDNNSDNTDNGEEDDSDNTDDGEDNESDDTDDGEDNDSDDTDDGEDNNTDDGEDNDSDNTDNGEEDDSDNTDNGEDNDSDNTDDGEDNDSDNTDNGEDNDSDDPDNGEDNDSDNTDDGEDNDSDNTDNGEDNDSDNTDNGEDNDSDDPDNGEDNDSDNTDDGEDNDSDNTDDGEDNDSD, encoded by the exons ATGG AGGACGACAGTGACAACACTGACGACGGTGAAGACAACGACAGTGACAACACTGACAACGGTGAAGACAACGACAGTGACAACACTGACAACGGTGAAGACAACGACAGTGACAACACTGACAACGGTGAAGACAACGACAGTGACAACACTGACAACGGTGAAGACAACGACAGTGACAACACTGACGACGGTGAAGACAACAACAGTGACAACACTGACAACGGTGAAGAGGACGACAGTGACAACACTGACGACGGTGAAGACAACGAGAGTGACGACACTGACGACGGTGAAGACAACGACAGTGACGACACTGACGACGGTGAAGACAACAACACTGACGACGGTGAAGACAACGACAGTGACAACACTGACAACGGTGAAGAGGACGACAGTGACAACACTGACAACGGTGAAGACAACGACAGTGACAACACTGACGACGGTGAAGACAACGACAGTGACAACACTGACAACGGTGAAGACAACGACAGTGACGACCCTGACAACGGTGAAGACAACGACAGTGACAACACTGACGACGGTGAAGACAACGACAGTGACAACACTGACAACGGTGAAGACAACGACAGTGACAACACTGACAACGGTGAAGACAACGACAGTGACGACCCTGACAACGGTGAAGACAACGACAGTGACAACACTGACGACGGTGAAGACAACGACAGTGACAACACTGACGACGGTGAAGACAACGACAGTGACTAA
- the LOC138369056 gene encoding uncharacterized protein, with protein MSKVGACTFAETARDLERRFQKWIEAAGVGSYADLKQLMVMEKFLEMMHPETKFKIQEAGIKEVKDAADRADMITEAYKSLRENRVRSEVRRSNGRSNGVWGGRNYERPRRVWGEKNFDKWADKSKYPKTQKSRSRASSESEDGGAKRETDRYPGNQGSSKAPQSASSASGPRNSNTSGQSQSYSGTYRRDFSQVRCYNCNGLGHVMRYCRQGKRVVTLAMCDPRSKYTNVFRDKPQRANLVNERYRPFMSKGWISVGGQPEVEVGILRDTGANQSLITRSLIGNDRRLAGRSKMRVYGLLSESDMPVCAVQLRSEYVSAEVMLGVCPDIPIPGVQVILGNDLCGTKVLPRVVAETVPEECPEGHCTGGTPESVNLTDIRGDESGDRQAIEYPVSVVTKAEVADEEDTGEDETVSIKPVEDIDVDIAWLFDEGPAQENEVSVRSKVKMAQPKKNREKRADLSRAQTAEIKNRKVNATVLSRNEERCGHTEDGSRASRCPRAQRHRDSGVKLFEMSGVDMFHRKRGGEIVKKSSSRENERRRDSMCGEMLTSTLGEARRRVRSSAVGCNTVPEETFRERRRVEGEEMELHRGKKCGERKMIQAWRNRGKPRTRWESNRMRSRIYEETKGRIVGEDEEVKYDDRRRKYNGSRWKCEDDRGGTESRRLTLDGKRRRRGNGGWRQ; from the coding sequence atgagcaaagttggagcatgtacgtttgctgagacagcaagagatctggaaagacgattccagaagtggattgaggctgctggagttggatcttacgctgacctgaagcaactgatggtcatggagaagttcttggagatgatgcatccggaaacaaagttcaagatccaagaagcagggataaaggaggtgaaagatgccgcagatagggcggatatgattactgaagcatacaagagcttgagggagaacagagtgagaagcgaggtgagacgcagcaatggcagatccaatggagtctggggaggaagaaattatgaaagacccagaagagtctggggtgagaaaaattttgataaatgggcagataaaagtaagtaccctaaaactcagaagagtaggtcgcgcgcttcatctgaaagtgaggatggaggagcaaaacgagaaactgatcgttatccaggaaatcaagggtccagtaaagctccacagagtgcgagtagtgcgtctggcccgaggaactccaatacgagtggacagagtcagagctactctggtacatatagaagagacttttcccaggtgaggtgttacaattgtaacggattgggtcacgtgatgcgatattgtcggcagggcaagagagttgtgaccctggccatgtgtgacccccgaagtaaatatactaatgtgttccgagacaaaccacagagagcgaacttagtgaacgagaggtataggccgttcatgagcaaaggttggatcagtgtaggaggccaacctgaagtagaagttggtatcttaagagataccggagctaatcagagcttgattacgagaagcctgattgggaatgatcgacggttagctggcaggagtaagatgagggtatatgggttattgtcggagagtgacatgcccgtatgtgctgtccagctaaggtcggaatatgtgtcggcggaggtgatgttgggagtgtgccccgacatacctattccaggagtccaagtgatcctggggaatgacttgtgcgggacaaaggtgttgccgagagtcgtagcggagactgtgccagaggagtgcccagaaggccactgcacgggtgggacacctgagagtgtgaacctgactgacatccggggagatgagtcaggagaccgccaagccattgagtaccctgtctcggtagtgacgaaggcagaggtggccgacgaggaagacactggagaagatgagacagtgtcgattaaaccggtagaagatatcgacgtagatatagcatggctgtttgatgaaggtccagcccaggaaaatgaagtctcggtgaggtcaaaagtgaagatggcccagccgaagaagaatcgtgagaagagagcggacctgagtagagcccagactgctgaaattaagaatcggaaggtgaatgcaactgtgctgagtaggaatgaggaaagatgtggacatactgaggacgggagtagagcgtcacgttgtccacgagcacagaggcatagggatagtggagttaagttgtttgagatgtcaggagttgacatgtttcacagaaaacgtggcggagagatagtgaagaagagtagtagccgagaaaatgaaaggagaagagacagtatgtgtggagagatgcttacgagcactctgggagaggcaaggcgacgtgtacggtcgagtgctgttggatgtaatacagtgcccgaagaaacttttagggaacgaagaagagttgaaggagaagaaatggagttgcatAGAGGTAAAAAGTGTGgggagaggaagatgatacaagcatggaggaatagaggaaagccgaggactcggtgggagtcgaacaggatgaggtctcggatatatgaggagacgaaagggaggatcgtcggtgaagacgaggaagtgaagtatgatgacaggagacgaaagtataatggcagtagatggaagtgtgaagacgacagaggaggtacagagagtagacgtctgactctggacgggaagagaagaagacgaggaaacggagggtggagacagtaa